The Thermodesulfobacteriota bacterium genome contains a region encoding:
- a CDS encoding DNA polymerase ligase N-terminal domain-containing protein, whose protein sequence is MSVTNNFLIIEHKTSHTHYDFYMELEQEIKSWIIPNGLPQQKKEKKIAVQDDPAVKSIKELKSERNFLDSYGRGDTEIWDRGSFTLETNKNIKIIFEADGEKLLGKYLLHVPNWGKWTKKTLWTIEKIS, encoded by the coding sequence ATGAGCGTAACCAATAATTTTCTCATCATTGAGCATAAAACTTCTCACACTCATTATGATTTCTATATGGAGCTGGAACAAGAAATAAAGTCCTGGATTATTCCAAACGGTCTTCCACAACAAAAGAAAGAGAAAAAAATTGCCGTTCAAGATGATCCTGCGGTTAAATCAATCAAAGAGCTTAAATCCGAAAGAAATTTTCTGGACAGTTACGGCAGAGGTGATACAGAAATTTGGGATAGAGGATCCTTTACACTTGAAACAAATAAAAATATCAAAATTATATTTGAAGCAGATGGGGAGAAGCTTTTAGGTAAATACCTTCTTCACGTTCCAAATTGGGGAAAGTGGACAAAAAAAACTCTTTGGACAATTGAAAAAATAAGTTAG
- a CDS encoding lipocalin-like domain-containing protein, with translation MRVNLLFLILILFALASCSEDNGSAESVNVSESLSGTTAEGFARVDKPREFSFPEDFGPHPEYQTEWWYYTGNLSTKDSREFGYQLTFFRRALTPEDIKRESDWSTNQIYFAHFALTDIKNEKFYSTEKWSRGAAGLAGAQTSPFRVWIDGWEITGDPKKVQLNVSDGDVSLKLSLMPLKPIVLQGDKGLSQKSRDPGNASYYFSQTRINSKGKITIDGQVFEVSGLSWLDREWSTSALGEDQEGWDWFSIQLDDGREIMLYQLRLKDGGVDPYSSGTLVLKDGKTLPIKSKDFDIKVLDNWTSPETENVYPSKWSISIPKYDINLTVTPVQNNQELLLSFVYWEGAVRVSGEKISGKGYVELTGY, from the coding sequence ATGCGTGTAAATTTACTTTTTCTGATATTAATATTATTTGCCTTAGCCTCATGCAGTGAGGACAATGGCTCTGCTGAGTCTGTTAATGTATCTGAGTCTCTATCCGGGACCACTGCCGAGGGTTTTGCCAGAGTTGATAAGCCAAGAGAGTTCAGCTTCCCAGAGGATTTCGGCCCTCACCCTGAGTATCAGACAGAGTGGTGGTACTACACAGGAAATTTAAGCACAAAAGACAGCCGAGAGTTTGGGTACCAGCTTACCTTTTTCAGAAGGGCTCTAACTCCAGAGGACATAAAAAGAGAATCTGACTGGTCTACAAACCAGATTTACTTCGCCCACTTTGCTCTCACGGACATTAAAAACGAGAAATTTTACTCAACTGAGAAATGGAGTAGGGGAGCCGCCGGACTAGCGGGCGCTCAAACATCCCCATTTAGGGTCTGGATAGATGGCTGGGAAATAACAGGAGATCCCAAAAAGGTTCAATTAAATGTAAGTGATGGTGATGTATCCCTAAAGCTTAGTCTTATGCCATTAAAGCCTATAGTTCTTCAAGGGGATAAGGGTCTTAGTCAAAAGAGTAGGGATCCGGGGAACGCCTCATACTATTTCTCTCAGACGCGTATTAACTCTAAGGGAAAAATCACGATTGACGGGCAAGTTTTTGAAGTATCCGGGCTAAGCTGGCTTGACCGAGAATGGAGTACAAGCGCTCTAGGCGAGGACCAAGAGGGGTGGGACTGGTTTTCTATTCAGTTAGATGACGGGCGTGAGATTATGCTCTATCAGCTAAGGCTAAAAGACGGCGGAGTTGATCCCTATTCATCGGGCACCCTGGTTTTAAAAGATGGAAAAACTCTTCCGATTAAATCTAAGGACTTTGATATAAAAGTCTTAGATAACTGGACAAGCCCAGAGACGGAGAATGTCTACCCTTCTAAGTGGAGTATCTCCATCCCTAAATATGATATTAACCTAACTGTGACGCCGGTTCAGAATAATCAAGAGCTTCTTTTATCTTTTGTATATTGGGAGGGGGCCGTGAGGGTTAGCGGAGAGAAGATATCAGGCAAAGGCTATGTAGAGCTTACGGGCTACTAA
- a CDS encoding FtsX-like permease family protein, translating to MNYPLLKVTLGYVRRHLLQNFLLVIGIAFGVALIVSVDIANQSATRSFKISKEILSTKTTHFIQGKYSDFDETLYKDLRVELLLSNLAPIVEDYVNIPSLDGRSVKLLGTDLFADLIFYDNQSAPLSNITGDTLTKILTVPNSALISEDLANSAFIEVGDFLKVDYGSKKLQLQIVGFLNNQDSELSKSLGGLILTDVSTAQELLDKVGLLSQIDLLIDDETESTSDIISQFLPSETQLKEKDELLGSAKNLTRSFELNLTALSLLALFVGVFLIYNIVSFSVIQRRSIIGTLRSIGATRRQIFKMILSEALIIGFIGSIIGIFGGIFLGRTLVALVTRSINDLYFTLTVTDFSISTQSILKGFLAGVVAVIIAAIVPSLEASRFRPINVLRRSSFESFFMKSVTLFGIIGLLFITLGYLLIIAPTKSLILSLLSIFLVLFGVSFLVPLCTKFLMKLFSKLMTPFGRISQMAPRNIVRATSRTAVAIASLTVAISVILSVSIMIGSFRSTVVSWLDAALTADIFITIDSPNISSQKGLDPGILEQISTTPGVERVASVRRLLYDSPDYGTVNIVSVTKDLAADNREFIWQESSNSDELWDHMISGSVLISESFAYKNNIKPNQNETLTFQTDRGQREFKVSGIYYDYGAQGGIVLIAEDMYRTLWDDDQITSLGVYLNEDQNAIAVEESLRSKLSSFSNIVIRSNSNLKKSAIKTFDRTFTVTSALRLLIAIVAFISVLSSLMALQLEREREFGVLRAIGMSVGQLRKMLFLENGLIGLTSGVLAIPVGLTLAIILIYVVNLRSFGWTLNFSLELSYFLEALGIALLAALAAGIYPAYLIGKENVSKLIREE from the coding sequence ATGAATTATCCTCTACTTAAAGTCACTTTAGGCTATGTCCGAAGGCACCTTCTTCAAAATTTCCTTTTGGTAATTGGGATTGCATTTGGAGTTGCTCTTATTGTTTCTGTAGATATTGCCAATCAAAGTGCGACAAGATCATTTAAGATCTCAAAAGAGATACTTTCAACTAAGACTACCCACTTCATACAAGGTAAATACTCTGATTTTGACGAGACGCTTTATAAAGACTTAAGAGTTGAGCTTTTACTTAGCAATCTTGCTCCAATTGTTGAGGACTATGTCAATATTCCTTCATTAGATGGTAGATCAGTAAAGCTCTTGGGCACAGATCTATTTGCCGACTTAATTTTCTATGATAATCAAAGTGCTCCACTTTCTAATATCACAGGCGATACTTTAACTAAAATTCTTACTGTACCTAATTCCGCACTTATATCAGAAGATCTGGCAAATAGTGCATTCATTGAAGTTGGAGATTTTCTCAAAGTAGATTACGGCTCCAAAAAACTTCAGTTACAGATCGTTGGTTTTCTTAACAATCAAGATAGCGAGCTTTCTAAGAGCCTCGGCGGTTTAATTCTCACAGACGTATCAACAGCACAGGAGCTTTTGGATAAAGTAGGGCTTTTGTCACAGATAGATCTACTTATTGATGACGAGACTGAATCAACGAGCGATATTATTAGTCAATTTTTACCCTCTGAAACCCAGCTCAAAGAAAAAGATGAACTGCTTGGTTCGGCAAAGAACTTAACCCGCTCATTTGAGCTTAATTTAACTGCGCTTAGCCTGCTAGCTCTTTTTGTTGGCGTATTCCTCATATATAACATTGTCTCATTCTCGGTTATACAAAGACGCTCTATAATCGGCACTCTAAGATCAATTGGCGCAACACGACGGCAAATTTTCAAAATGATACTCTCTGAAGCTCTGATAATCGGATTTATAGGAAGTATAATTGGGATATTTGGCGGCATTTTTCTCGGCCGAACTTTAGTTGCTCTAGTTACGCGCTCAATCAATGATCTCTATTTCACCCTTACAGTTACTGACTTTAGCATATCTACGCAGAGCATTTTAAAGGGATTTCTGGCAGGAGTTGTAGCAGTCATTATTGCGGCAATTGTGCCTTCTTTAGAAGCGTCACGGTTTCGCCCAATTAATGTCTTAAGGCGATCTAGCTTTGAGAGTTTTTTTATGAAATCCGTAACCCTATTTGGAATAATCGGTCTTTTATTTATTACGCTCGGATATCTTTTAATAATAGCACCTACCAAAAGCCTTATTCTGAGCCTACTTTCCATATTTTTGGTTTTATTCGGAGTCTCATTTTTAGTCCCGCTATGTACTAAATTCTTAATGAAGCTCTTTTCAAAACTCATGACCCCCTTTGGCCGTATTTCCCAGATGGCCCCAAGAAATATAGTTAGAGCTACTAGCCGCACTGCTGTGGCGATTGCATCCTTGACAGTTGCCATATCAGTAATCTTAAGCGTGAGCATAATGATAGGCAGTTTTAGATCAACAGTTGTCAGTTGGCTGGATGCAGCACTTACCGCCGATATCTTTATTACTATAGACTCACCAAATATAAGCAGCCAGAAGGGACTAGATCCCGGGATATTAGAGCAGATCTCAACTACCCCTGGGGTTGAGAGGGTTGCCAGTGTTAGAAGACTTCTGTATGACAGCCCTGATTACGGAACTGTGAATATTGTTTCTGTTACTAAGGATCTTGCCGCGGATAACAGAGAGTTTATATGGCAAGAATCTAGTAATAGTGATGAACTTTGGGACCATATGATAAGCGGCTCTGTTTTGATCTCTGAGTCATTTGCATACAAAAACAACATCAAACCAAACCAAAATGAAACTCTCACATTTCAAACAGACCGCGGGCAAAGGGAATTTAAAGTTTCGGGAATTTACTATGACTACGGCGCTCAGGGTGGAATAGTATTAATAGCTGAGGATATGTACAGAACACTTTGGGATGATGATCAAATTACCTCACTGGGTGTTTATCTTAATGAAGATCAAAACGCCATAGCTGTTGAAGAAAGTCTAAGATCTAAATTGTCTTCATTTTCAAATATTGTAATAAGATCAAACAGCAATCTTAAAAAATCGGCAATAAAAACTTTTGATAGAACATTCACAGTGACATCTGCACTTAGGCTCCTTATCGCCATAGTGGCTTTTATAAGTGTACTAAGCTCACTGATGGCCCTTCAGCTTGAGAGAGAAAGGGAGTTTGGAGTGCTAAGAGCTATAGGTATGTCAGTTGGACAGCTTCGTAAAATGCTTTTCTTAGAAAATGGCCTCATTGGTCTTACCTCAGGCGTGCTTGCTATACCCGTTGGACTTACCTTAGCAATAATACTTATATATGTGGTCAACCTAAGATCATTTGGATGGACGCTCAATTTCTCGCTTGAGTTAAGTTATTTCCTTGAGGCGCTAGGGATTGCGCTTTTAGCAGCCCTTGCGGCAGGCATATATCCTGCATATCTAATTGGTAAAGAAAATGTTAGTAAACTTATAAGAGAGGAGTAG
- a CDS encoding type III pantothenate kinase gives MLLAVDIGNTNIVFGLFDADQIKSHWRISSDKSRTSDEYGVLFKKLIDIKEIDTSKIKGAAISCVVPTLLETIMDALNTYFEVEPITVGPGVKTGMPILYHNPKEVGADRIVNGVAAFERFHKSAVVVDFGTATTFDCISEKGEYLGGLITTGLHVSAEALYQKASKLPRVEIATPDTVIGKTTVESIQSGLVHGYAGLVDGIVNKIKKELNTTPNVIATGGSAQLIANQSETIEEVDDFLTLKGLKIIYERNQ, from the coding sequence ATGCTTCTTGCTGTAGACATAGGAAACACAAACATAGTATTTGGACTGTTCGATGCGGATCAAATCAAAAGTCATTGGCGCATCAGCAGTGATAAATCCAGAACCTCTGATGAATACGGTGTGCTGTTTAAAAAACTCATAGACATAAAAGAGATCGATACAAGCAAAATCAAGGGAGCAGCAATTTCATGCGTAGTGCCAACACTTTTAGAAACTATAATGGATGCGCTTAACACATACTTTGAAGTTGAACCTATCACTGTTGGACCGGGAGTGAAAACCGGTATGCCTATTTTATATCACAACCCTAAGGAAGTTGGGGCAGACAGGATTGTAAACGGGGTTGCAGCTTTTGAGCGGTTTCATAAAAGCGCAGTGGTTGTAGATTTTGGTACAGCCACTACTTTTGACTGCATATCTGAAAAGGGAGAATACCTAGGTGGACTTATCACAACTGGGCTTCACGTATCGGCTGAAGCTTTGTATCAAAAAGCATCCAAGCTGCCAAGAGTCGAGATTGCCACACCGGATACTGTAATAGGGAAAACAACTGTAGAAAGCATTCAGTCAGGCCTTGTCCACGGATACGCGGGACTTGTGGACGGCATCGTTAACAAGATCAAAAAAGAGCTAAACACAACACCTAATGTTATTGCTACAGGAGGCTCTGCCCAGCTTATTGCAAACCAGAGCGAAACTATCGAAGAAGTTGATGATTTTCTCACGCTAAAAGGGTTAAAGATTATTTATGAGCGTAACCAATAA
- the mce gene encoding methylmalonyl-CoA epimerase: MDKGILQNLYHVAIAVNNLSEVEDVYTTALGLKVEHREVVEEQKVNTSMLVPKDGGTAVELLEPISEDSPISKFLEKRGEGIHHICYKVDDIESVLTKLKEKGVRLIDETPREGAYNSKVAFIHPKAMNGVLIELAELKKD, translated from the coding sequence ATGGATAAGGGGATTTTACAGAATCTATATCACGTGGCTATTGCAGTAAACAATTTGAGCGAAGTTGAAGATGTATACACAACAGCGCTTGGGCTTAAAGTGGAACACAGAGAGGTAGTGGAAGAGCAAAAAGTAAATACCTCTATGTTGGTTCCCAAAGATGGCGGTACAGCAGTTGAGCTTCTAGAGCCCATTAGCGAGGACTCGCCGATTTCAAAATTTTTAGAGAAACGCGGAGAGGGAATTCACCACATTTGCTACAAAGTGGACGACATAGAATCTGTGCTCACAAAGTTAAAAGAAAAGGGAGTGCGTCTAATAGATGAGACCCCACGGGAAGGGGCTTATAATTCAAAAGTTGCCTTCATACATCCAAAAGCAATGAACGGAGTTTTAATAGAGCTAGCAGAGCTAAAGAAGGATTAA
- a CDS encoding DASS family sodium-coupled anion symporter: protein MNKTLIIIISALISISIYLFLPADKNVLKGLAILFFIGSLWITEALPITATALLVPIIAVMTGIFEVKQALSHFAHPIIFLFLGGFALAAALHKYELDELFAGYIMKAAGSRVLFSILSLFIATALISMWISNTATAAIMLPLALGIISKLKESNHKLEVFILLGVAYSANIGGIGTIIGSPPNAITAANLGLSFTDWLEFGIPFMLILLPVMMITLYLVLRPKFPKIDIVSSVTSKQIFNNKKSYAVAGIFAVTVLLWLLSNPITELLGIGQGFGSIIAVFAIVLLVLFRTIRWKEIENFADWGVLLLFGGGLALSAVLSQTGASAYLAKLVETHLAAYGPFLLILGSVLLMIFLTEVASNTASAAILVPIFLALGQEIGHDPPYQLAITVGVAASCAFMLPVATPPNALVFGTEKIKLRDMMKVGFKLNIICAIIITLVAYFLF, encoded by the coding sequence ATGAACAAGACGCTCATTATAATCATAAGCGCATTAATCTCCATATCTATATATTTGTTTTTGCCTGCCGACAAAAACGTTCTCAAAGGACTGGCTATTTTATTTTTTATAGGCTCGCTGTGGATTACCGAGGCACTGCCTATAACCGCAACAGCACTACTTGTTCCTATTATTGCAGTAATGACAGGAATTTTTGAGGTAAAACAAGCGCTCAGTCATTTTGCGCATCCCATAATATTCTTATTCCTTGGTGGTTTTGCACTCGCTGCAGCGCTTCATAAATATGAGCTCGATGAGCTTTTTGCAGGCTATATAATGAAAGCAGCTGGCTCAAGGGTTTTATTTTCAATATTAAGCCTATTTATTGCCACTGCTCTTATAAGCATGTGGATAAGTAACACAGCTACAGCTGCCATAATGCTGCCGCTTGCTCTTGGTATAATCTCTAAGCTCAAAGAATCCAATCACAAACTTGAGGTTTTTATCTTGCTCGGCGTTGCCTATTCAGCCAACATCGGAGGCATTGGAACAATTATCGGAAGCCCGCCAAATGCGATCACGGCGGCAAATTTAGGCCTTAGCTTTACCGACTGGCTTGAGTTTGGAATACCATTTATGCTAATTTTGCTTCCGGTTATGATGATTACACTCTATCTTGTTCTCAGGCCTAAATTCCCTAAAATAGATATAGTCAGTTCAGTTACATCAAAACAAATATTTAACAATAAAAAAAGCTATGCTGTGGCCGGAATTTTTGCAGTGACCGTATTGCTGTGGCTTCTTAGTAATCCAATAACCGAGCTACTGGGAATAGGACAAGGTTTTGGGTCTATAATCGCAGTATTTGCAATCGTGCTACTCGTTTTATTTAGAACCATAAGATGGAAGGAGATTGAAAATTTCGCCGACTGGGGTGTTCTGCTATTATTTGGAGGAGGACTCGCTTTAAGCGCCGTATTATCACAGACTGGTGCTAGTGCATACCTAGCCAAATTAGTAGAAACCCACTTAGCCGCATATGGTCCATTTCTTTTAATATTAGGCTCTGTTTTGCTGATGATCTTTTTAACTGAAGTCGCTAGCAACACCGCCAGCGCAGCTATTTTGGTACCTATATTTTTGGCTCTAGGTCAGGAGATCGGTCACGACCCGCCTTACCAGCTTGCCATAACTGTTGGAGTTGCAGCCTCTTGCGCTTTTATGCTACCTGTTGCAACGCCGCCTAATGCACTAGTTTTTGGAACAGAAAAGATAAAACTAAGGGATATGATGAAGGTTGGTTTTAAGCTCAATATTATATGTGCAATTATAATAACGCTTGTAGCCTATTTTCTATTCTGA
- a CDS encoding ABC transporter ATP-binding protein produces MSKQKDNNNLSLRLTGLSKQYQEAGKVVSIISNLDAQFEQGEIAALIGKSGSGKTTLLNLISGIDRPDNGEVWIGNTLLNSLSDEELTLIRRNRVGIVFQFFNLIPTLSVIENVTLPSELNGESASSVNNRALKLLERVSLADRKDAFPDILSGGEQQRVAIARALINDPDLLLADEPTGNLDDETAHDILELLIKISRDTQKTMIIATHSTEIINYADKVYTMHNGSLSSE; encoded by the coding sequence ATGTCTAAACAAAAAGACAATAATAACTTAAGCCTCAGACTGACAGGGCTTTCTAAGCAATACCAAGAAGCCGGCAAGGTTGTTTCTATTATAAGCAATCTAGATGCCCAGTTTGAACAGGGTGAGATAGCGGCGCTTATTGGGAAGAGCGGCTCTGGTAAAACTACACTTCTTAATCTGATCTCGGGTATAGACCGCCCGGATAATGGGGAGGTTTGGATAGGAAATACGCTTTTAAATTCCCTCTCTGACGAGGAGCTCACGCTAATTAGAAGAAATAGGGTTGGGATTGTGTTTCAGTTTTTTAATCTGATCCCTACATTAAGCGTAATTGAAAACGTAACTCTGCCGAGCGAGCTAAACGGTGAAAGTGCTAGTTCTGTAAACAATAGAGCCTTAAAGCTATTGGAAAGGGTTTCACTCGCGGACAGAAAAGATGCTTTTCCCGATATACTCTCGGGCGGTGAGCAGCAGAGGGTTGCAATCGCAAGAGCGCTCATTAACGATCCGGATTTGCTTCTTGCTGACGAGCCTACAGGAAATCTCGATGATGAAACTGCGCATGATATATTAGAGCTCCTTATAAAGATCTCGCGGGATACACAAAAGACTATGATAATTGCGACTCATAGCACAGAGATAATAAATTACGCAGACAAAGTCTATACGATGCACAACGGATCGCTTAGTTCTGAGTAA